In one window of Eubalaena glacialis isolate mEubGla1 chromosome 13, mEubGla1.1.hap2.+ XY, whole genome shotgun sequence DNA:
- the ZHX3 gene encoding zinc fingers and homeoboxes protein 3, with product MASKRKSTTPCMIPVKTVVLQDPGAEAPPAEPVPEGPPQEPPPEAPTASGEATQGASSPDSAALANGHRSTLDGYTYACKCCDFRSQDITRFVGHLSSEHTDFSKDPNFVCTECSFLAKTPEGLSLHNAKCHSGEASFVWNVAKPDNHVVVEQSVPESTSPPDPLGEPNMEGTDGQAEIIITKTPIMKIMKGKAEAKKIHTLKENVPSQPTGEALPNPSAGDMEVKEGDHAFVNGAAPVSQASTNSAKPPHSANGPLLGTVPVLPAGIAQFLSLQQPPPHAQHHAHQPLPTAKSLPKVMIPLSSIPTYNAAMDSNSFLKNSFHKFPYPTKAELCYLTVVTKYPEEQLKIWFTAQRLKQGISWSPEEIEDARKKMFNTVIQSVPQPTITVLNTPLVASGGNVQHLVQPTLPGHVVGQPEGTAGGLLVTQPLMANGLQAPSSSLPLAVTSVPKLPAVAPINTVCSNTTSAVKVVNAAQSLLTACPSITSQAFLDASIYKNKKSHEQLSALKGSFCRNQFPGQSEVEHLTKVTGLSTREVRKWFSDRRYHCRNLKGSRAGLAGEHGALLVDSVPEVPFSLASKAPEVTCLLTAATPATPPSAKRQSWHQTPDFTPTKYKERAPEQLRALENSFAQNPLPLDEELDRLRTETKMTRREIDGWFSERRKKVSAEEAKKAEEGTSQGEEEAAEDEGEEGSARDPRVPGEDGSLEAPSSHVLAERKVSPIKINLKNLRVTEANGKGELPGLGACEPEDDTPSKPAEQLPGKVSYRKTAQQRHLLRQLFLQTQWPSNQDYDSIMAQTGLPRPEVVRWFGDSRYALKNGQLKWYEDYRRGNFPPGLLVISPGNRELLQDYYVTHKMLYEQDLQSLCNKTQMSAQQVKQWFAEKMGEETRAMADTGGEGQGPSDPAAVHKGMGDTYSEVSENSESWEPGAPEVSSEPVATPSPQAGPQLETD from the exons ATGGCCAGCAAGAGGAAGTCCACCACCCCGTGCATGATCCCCGTGAAGACTGTGGTGCTGCAGGACCCCGGCGCCGAGGCCCCGCCCGCGGAGCCCGTGCCCGAGGGGCCCCCGCAGGAGCCGCCCCCAGAAGCTCCCACCGCCAGCGGCGAGGCCACCCAGGGCGCCAGCAGTCCGGACAGCGCCGCACTGGCCAACGGGCACCGGAGCACCTTGGACGGCTACACATATGCCTGTAAATGCTGTGACTTCAGATCCCAGGACATAACCCGGTTTGTGGGACACCTGAGCTCAGAGCACACAGACTTTAGCAAAGACCCAAACTTTGTATGCACTGAATGCAGTTTTCTGGCAAAAACTCCCGAGGGGCTTTCTCTGCACAATGCCAAGTGTCACTCGGGGGAAGCCAGCTTTGTGTGGAATGTGGCCAAGCCAGACAATCATGTTGTCGTGGAGCAGAGTGTCCCCGAGAGCACCAGCCCTCCCGACCCGTTGGGGGAGCCAAACATGGAAGGGACGGATGGACAGGCGGAAATCATCATCACCAAAACTCCAATCATGAAGATAATGAAAGGCAAAGCCGAAGCCAAAAAAATTCACACGCTCAAGGAGAACGTCCCCAGTCAGCCTACTGGGGAGGCCTTACCGAACCCTTCGGCCGGGGACATGGAGGTGAAAGAGGGGGACCACGCCTTTGTCAACGGGGCAGCCCCGGTCAGCCAGGCCTCTACCAACTCCGCAAAACCCCCGCACTCGGCCAACGGGCCCCTGCTGGGGACGGTGCCGGTGCTGCCCGCGGGCATCGCCCAGTTCCTCTCCCTCCAGCAGCCGCCCCCGCACGCCCAGCACCACGcccaccagcccctgcccacGGCCAAGTCCCTCCCCAAAGTGATGATCCCCCTGAGCAGCATTCCCACGTACAACGCGGCCATGGACTCCAACAGCTTTCTGAAGAACTCCTTCCACAAGTTCCCCTACCCAACCAAAGCCGAGCTCTGCTATTTGACTGTGGTCACCAAGTACCCGGAAGAACAGCTCAAGATCTGGTTCACCGCCCAGAGGCTGAAGCAAGGTATCAGCTGGTCCCCGGAGGAGATTGAGGACGCCcggaaaaagatgttcaacacggTCATTCAGTCTGTCCCACAGCCCACGATCACTGTCCTCAACACCCCGCTGGTTGCCAGTGGCGGCAACGTCCAGCATCTCGTCCAGCCCACTCTGCCTGGCCACGTGGTGGGCCAGCCAGAGGGCACAGCCGGGGGACTTCTGGTCACTCAGCCACTGATGGCCAATGGGTTGCAGGCACCCAGCTCATCTCTCCCCCTGGCAGTCACATCTGTCCCCAAGCTGCCCGCTGTTGCGCCCATTAACACTGTGTGTTCAAATACAACGTCTGCCGTGAAGGTGGTGAATGCTGCCCAGTCCCTCCTCACGGCGTGCCCCAGCATCACCTCCCAAGCCTTCCTGGATGCCAGCATCTACAAAAACAAGAAATCTCACGAACAGCTGTCAGCTCTGAAAGGGAGCTTCTGTCGGAACCAGTTCCCAGGACAGAGCGAAGTTGAGCATCTGACCAAAGTGACCGGCCTCAGCACCCGTGAGGTGCGGAAGTGGTTCAGCGACCGCAGGTACCACTGCCGGAACCTGAAGGGCTCCAGGGCCGGGCTGGCCGGGGAGCACGGCGCCCTCCTCGTCGACTCTGTGCCCGAGGTGCCCTTCTCCCTGGCGTCCAAGGCCCCGGAGGTGACCTGCCTCCTGACAGCGGCCACCCCGGCTACCCCCCCTTCTGCCAAGCGACAGTCCTGGCACCAGACCCCCGACTTCACACCAACCAAATACAAGGAGCGGGCCCCCGAGCAGCTCAGAGCCCTGGAGAACAGTTTTGCACAAAACCCCCTTCCTCTCGACGAGGAACTGGACCGCCTGAGGACTGAGACCAAAATGACCCGCAGGGAGATTGATGGCTGGTTTTCAGAGAGACGGAAAAAAGTGAGTGCCGAGGAGGCCAAGAAGGCTGAGGAGGGCACCTctcagggggaggaggaggccgcCGAGGACGAGGGGGAGGAGGGCTCGGCCAGGGACCCGAGGGTCCCAGGGGAAGACGGCTCCCTGGAAGCGCCCAGCAGCCATGTGCTGGCAGAACGCAAAGTCAGCCCCATCAAAATCAACCTCAAGAACCTGCGCGTCACGGAGGCCAACGGCAAGGGCGAGCTCCCGGGGCTGGGCGCCTGTGAGCCCGAGGACGACACGCCCAGCAAGCCAGCGGAGCAGCTGCCGGGCAAGGTGAGCTACAGGAAGACGGCCCAGCAGCGGCACCTGCTGCGGCAGCTCTTCCTGCAGACGCAGTGGCCCAGCAACCAGGACTACGACTCCATCATGGCCCAGACGGGCCTGCCGCGGCCCGAGGTGGTGCGCTGGTTCGGGGACAGCAGGTACGCCCTGAAGAACGGCCAGCTCAAGTGGTACGAAGACTACAGACGGGGCAACTTCCCCCCCGGGCTGCTGGTCATCAGCCCCGGCAACCGGGAGCTGCTGCAAGACTATTACGTGACCCACAAGATGCTGTACGAGCAGGACCTGCAGAGCCTCTGCAACAAGACCCAGATGAGCGCCCAGCAGGTCAAGCAGTGGTTTGCTGAGAAGATGGGCGAGGAGACCCGGGCCATGGCCGACACGGGTGGTGAGGGCCAGGGCCCCAGCGACCCTGCAGCAGTTCACAAAGGGATGGGCGACACCTATTCAGAGGTGTCCGAAAACAGTGAGTCATGGGAGCCCGGGGCCCCTGAGGTCAGCTCAGAGCCCGTTGCCACGCCGAGTCCCCAGGCTGGACCTCAGCTGG AAACTGACTGA